The Mercurialis annua linkage group LG7, ddMerAnnu1.2, whole genome shotgun sequence genome includes the window TTCGAGCTTGACAATGTGTTGACTCCACTCGACTCGGTTACACCCCTAGACTTCAGTCCTTTTTTTCTATAGATTAAGCCACTTTTAACTTCAATATTTCTACTGCTGTTAATGGAATTTCGAGAGACTAATGTGCTATTAATCTGCGGTATCAAATTTGCTAATTATGGACAGCAGTAAATGATTATGaaaagtgaatttttttgatttaaaacttTAGGAACCAAAGAATATTTTTACTTAATGTTTGCATTTATCAAGGACTAAAATGTATTCAAGTTTCTAATGTTAGGATATTAAGTATGATGAAATGTtctttttatacttttgtaaGCTAGGAGCCAACGACTGAGATGTAGAAATGTTATTAGAACTGAGAGGCAAAACCAACTTCATTTGAATAATGGGGACCAAAGTGTGTATATTAAGGAAATGTATGGAGTGTTTTTTGTATTTCATTGgaaaaagtaatatttttttataaaattggcGTGCTTTACAGGTTGTATTATAGAAGAGTTGAAGAAGGAAAGCAATATCCAGTGCTATGTAGAAGATTGttaaatttaaatgaagaaTTTACTTCTAATAAATCCCCTGTTGGTGGATTTGATTTTACCTCtggtaaaaaaattgaacagAAACTTCTTGATTACAATCAAGAAGCTGAGAGGTTTGGAGGTATTCAGAATTTAAgtgaatttaatttgaaaaagaaaaagatttaatCTTTGCtcttgtgtttttttatattctgAGTTGTTTCTGTAGGTTATGCTTATGAAGAATTATCTGAAGTGTCGCCTGATCATAATTTTCTTGCATATACTATGTATGACAAGGATAATGATTGGTTTAAGCTGTCTGTAAGGAACTTGAATTCTGGTGCATTATGTAGTAAGCCTCAGGCTGATAGGGTTTCTAATATTGCTTGGGCTAAGGATGGTCAAGCATTGCTTTACGTTGTCACTGATCAGTATAAGAGGCCTTGTCGGTAAGTGTTTTTATAAGTTTCATATCATCTCAATgagttaaaatgttacgatCTATCATTTTTGGATTCAGCAAATTGAAGATGGGCTCGTCTCTTTTTATTGTCAGGTTATATTGTAGTATGATTGGTTCAACCGATGGAGATGTTTTGCTTTTAGATGAACCAAATGACAATGTTTTTATTAACATAAGAAATACGAAAGATTTTCAATTTGTGACTGTCAATACTTTTTCGACAACATCTTCAAAGGTATTACTATCAAGAATTATACTCTGTTCTGCACTTGAGATTCTGTAATTAATCCCTTTTTGTAATGGTATAACAATCATGACCACATTTTAGGTCTTTCTGACAAATGCAGCTGATCCATTGTCTGGATTGACATTAGTTTGGGAGTGTGAAGCTCAAGCCCACTGTATCATTGAACATCATCACGGGTACCTTTATTTATTCACTGATGCTGCCAAGGATGGCCGGGCAGTTGACTATCACTATCTTCTCTGTAGTCCTCTTGATGCTTCTTCCAGTCCAAGAATATGGGAGGTTGGTTGGATAACCATACCTCTATAAGCAGTTATGCTTTTTCATAGTTTACTTCTAACAAGGACCTTGCATTTCATTATAGTTTGGCACCTGTTATTTTGATGCAATTCTTCTATCTGCTTAATTCCATCAATTTATAGTTATTATATTATCTTACTTGAGTTAATACTTCCATTGTCAGTATTTGGTGATATGTGTAATTGACATTCTTAATTGCAGAGTGTATTCAATGATGACCAAGATCTGAACATTGTGGATGTTGATTTCTGTAATACACACTTGGTGCTAGTTTTAAAGGAAGGTCGGAGCTTTAAACTTTGTTCAGTTCCTCTACCTTTGCCTGCTAAGAAGGTGATGAAACAAACGCTATTATTTTTGAGAAAGGCATGAAGCTAAATGTGGCTACAGTTTCACTATAATAGTTTATGTGATGTATCTTTGTTTCTTTTATTATTGCAGAAAAGTGTTACTCTGGAAGAGCTTAAACCTTGGTTCCTTCCTCTTCCTAAATATGTTTCTCAAATTTCTCCCGGAGCAAACTACGACTACTATTCACCAACAATGCGCTTTACAATATCATCGCCAGTGGTATGACTATTGTCCGTAACTTCAGTAAATGTACTAGGATGCTTGTATAGTGattaataattttcatattatCTACCCTGCTGTAACAGTTGTGAATATTCCTACACGGATCTTTGATcccaattaaatattattgaaaTACACAACCGGATATTGGTTCAATGATTTTCTCTGAAGCATTTGGTTCCTGTAATACTACAATCTCTCTTGCTTTCCTATGTTGAAAGAGCTTCATTTACATGGTTAGCTATAAAACGATTTCCAGGTTAAAATGTCTAAAGTTGTCTCAGATCGTTAACTCTTGGCATCAATGAATTAGTAGTGTTATAAAGTCTGGGATTTTGAGGTTAAGATTCTGAGGGTGGAAAATGAATGTCTTTGCTCTTCACGGACTGGATTTATGTCatttttctttaaaacttctGTTGTGGAAATgggaataaaattatatattggaCAGTGTTTTAAACCATGTGCATGTTTGTATATGTGCTTTTGTGTCCTGGTTCTATTTGGATTAGTTATAAGTGTACACATCTCTTCTCAATTTCATGTGTCCTTAACTCTTACCAGATGCCAGATGCTGTGGTTGATTATGATCTATCAAATGGCAAGTGGACTATTATTCAACAGCAAAACATGCTTTATGAAAGAACGAAAGTTTTGTACGGCACCGCCTCTTCTACGAGCATCACCAATGACCTAGACCCTGGTTGGTCAAATGAAGTTAACTCTGAAGATGAGAACTTGTGGAATGGTCTTTCAGAGTTTTATGCTTGTGAACATTATGATGTCCCTTCTTATGATGGGGTTTTTGTTCCTTTGACTGTTGTGTTCTCTCATAAACATAAGTCTGTGAATCAAAACCCTGGATTGCTTCATGGGCACGGAGCTTGTGGTGAGTTACTTGACAAAAGATGGCATAGTGAGTTGAAGAGCCTTCTTGATCGTGGTTGGGTTATCGCATATGCTGATGTTAGGTCTACCTTCACTTGcactatatttatttatttattttgggcTCCA containing:
- the LOC126657362 gene encoding uncharacterized protein LOC126657362, coding for MRHLLLTATSSNHRCSFAGGVILRLLRHYKTPKQATPPAPPKPPKPPQKPQPFTFHDAVWEDPYSWMSSLNDKVAMRHMDVYMEQEEKYIEAVMFDTEKLQIKLQSEMASRMQFDLSTPPIRWGPWLYYRRVEEGKQYPVLCRRLLNLNEEFTSNKSPVGGFDFTSGKKIEQKLLDYNQEAERFGGYAYEELSEVSPDHNFLAYTMYDKDNDWFKLSVRNLNSGALCSKPQADRVSNIAWAKDGQALLYVVTDQYKRPCRLYCSMIGSTDGDVLLLDEPNDNVFINIRNTKDFQFVTVNTFSTTSSKVFLTNAADPLSGLTLVWECEAQAHCIIEHHHGYLYLFTDAAKDGRAVDYHYLLCSPLDASSSPRIWESVFNDDQDLNIVDVDFCNTHLVLVLKEGRSFKLCSVPLPLPAKKKSVTLEELKPWFLPLPKYVSQISPGANYDYYSPTMRFTISSPVMPDAVVDYDLSNGKWTIIQQQNMLYERTKVLYGTASSTSITNDLDPGWSNEVNSEDENLWNGLSEFYACEHYDVPSYDGVFVPLTVVFSHKHKSVNQNPGLLHGHGACGELLDKRWHSELKSLLDRGWVIAYADVRGGGGQGKSWHHNGRRTKKLNSIKDYLSCAKFLVENKIVQERKLAGWGYSAGGLLVASAINCCPDLFRAAVLKVPFLDPTNTLLHPILPLTAADYEEFGYPGDIDDFHAIREYSPYDNIQKDVLYPAVLITSSFNTRFGVWEAAKWIARVRDLAIYKPSHPVLLNLTTDIVEENRYLQCKESAMEIAFLIKMMES